AGTACATGGGCACCGGTGAGCCCCAGGAGATCTCAGGTGAGGAGCACCCACTGGCATGACCTCCGACATGAAAAAGTACCAAGACAATTGCGGGCCAACGCAGACGCCCGTCGACATCGACATTGACGCGCTGCGAGAGAAATATCGGCAGGAGCGCGAGAAACGGCTGCGCAAGGAAGGTTCTAAGCAGTACATCGAATTGGAAGACGACTTCGCCGGTTACTACGAGGTCGATCCCTACACGCCGACGACACCGCGCGAGCCGATTTCAGAGGATATCGACGTCGCGGTCCTCGGCGGCGGTTTCGGCGGCCTGCTGTCAGCGGCCTACCTGAAGAAGGCGGGAGTTGACGACGTACGGATCATCGAACTCGGCGGTGACTTCGGCGGCGTCTGGTACTGGAATCGCTATCCCGGGATCCAGTGCGACAACGAATCCTACTGCTACATACCGCTACTGGAAGAACTCGACTTCATGCCGTCGAAGAAATTCGCGGACGGCGCCGAGATTTTTCAGCATTGCCGAAACATCGGAAAGCACTTCGGGCTTTACGATTCGGCGATCTTCTCCACCCAGGTCCGCCACCTGCGCTGGGACGAGGAGATCAAGCGGTGGAGGATCAGCACCAACCGCGACGACGATATCCGCGCCCGATTCGTGGTGCTGGCGTCGGGCCCGTTCCACAGGCCCAAGCTACCCGGCATTCCAGATATCAAGGCGTTCAAGGGGCACAGCTTCCACTCGTCGCGGTGGGACTACGGCTACACCGGCGGCGACTCCACCGGAGGACTGGACAAGCTGGCCGACAAGCGGGTGGCCGTGGTCGGTACCGGCGCCACCGGGATCCAGATCGTGCCGTTCCTCGCCCGCTACGCCAAGCACCTGTACGTGTTCCAGCGCACCCCGTCCACTGTCGACCAGCGCAACAACGCACCCACCGATCCCGAGTGGGTCAAGACGCTGCAGCCGGGTTGGCAACGGGAGCGGCAGCGCAACTTCCATGCGTGGACGTTCGAGGGCATGGCGCTGGGCCAGCCGGACCTGGTGTGCGACTTCTGGACTGAGCTCGGCCGCAACACCGCGGCCCGGGTACTCGCGCTGGACGACCCCGCGTCCCTGACCCCCGAGCAGTTCATGGCGATCCGGGAAGAGGAGGACTACAAGATCATGGAGCGGCTGCGACGCCGCATCGATGACATCGTGGCGGACGGGGCAACGGCCGAGGCGCTCAAGCCCTACTATCGGTTTCTGTGCAAGCGGCCCTGCTCCAACGACGATTATCTGGCCACGTTCAACCGCCCGAACGTCACGCTGGTCGACGTGTCGTCGAGCAAAGGCGTCGAGCGGGCTACCGAAAAAGGGCTTCTGGCCAACGGCGTCGAATACGAACTCGACTGCATCATCTACGCGAGTGGCTTCGAGATCACCACCGAGATCAGTCGCCGCTACTCGATCGAGACGATCGAGGGACGCGACGGGCTGTCGCTGTTCGACTATTGGCGCGACGGCTACAAGACGTTGCACGGCATGACCAGCCGCGGTTTTCCGAACCAGTTCTATACCGGCTTCACTCAGGTCGGCATCTCTGCCAACATCGCCGCCAACTACGAGCTGCAGGGCGAGCACATCGCCTACATCATCGCCGAAGCGCTGGCGCGGGGCGCGACCACCGTGGAGCCGTGCCAAGAGGCCCAGGACGAGTGGTGCACGACCATCAGGGAAACGGCGGTCGACAACTCGGCGTTCGACGCGCAATGCACGCCCGGCTACTACAACAACGAAGGCGGTGGTGGCGGAGAGGGAATCCGGTCGCACCTGGGTGAGCCCTACGGCCCGGGCTTCTACGCCTTTGAGGAGTTGCTGCGGGTGTGGCGTGACAAGGGCGAGCTGGACGGGTTGGTGCTGGGCGCTTGAGCGAAATCCTGGCGCCCCAACTGCGATTCGACGACCGCGTGGCCGTGGTGACCGGGGCCGGCCGGGGGCTGGGCCGCGCGTACGCGCACCTGCTCGCCTCCCGCGGGGCGAAGGTGGTCGTCAACGACGTCGGCGGCAGCCTCGACGGCGAAGGGGTCGACGCCGGTCCGGCCGAGCAGGTGGTCGGTGAGATCACCGCGGCCGGGGGAGAGGCCGTCGCGTGTGATGCGTCGGTGGCGACCAGGGAAGGCGGCCAGGCGATCATCGCGACCGCGCTGGAGCGGTACGGCCGCATCGACATCCTGGTGCACAACGCCGGCAACGTTCGTCGGGGCTCGCTGAAGGACATGAGCTACGAAGACTTCGACGCGGTGCTCGACGTGCACCTGCGCGGCGCGTTCCACGTGCTGCGGCCCGCGTTTCCGATCATGTGCGACGCCGGCTACGGGCGCATCGTGCTCACCTCGTCGATCGGCGGCCTGTACGGGAACCATGGCGTGGCCAACTACGCCGCCGCCAAAGCCGGTGTGATCGGCTTGTCCAACGTCGCGGCGCTGGAAGGCGCCTCGGACGGTGTGCGGTGCAACGTCATCGTGCCGGCCGCGGTGACGCGAATGGCCGCCGGCATCGACACCTCCGCCTACCCGCCGATGGGCCCGGAGCTGGTCGCGCCCATGGTGGGCTGGCTCGCACACGAATCGTGTTGGGTCACCGGCGAACTGTTCATCGCGCTGGCGGGCCGCCTGGCACGGGCCGTCATCGCCGAGAGCCCTGGCGTGTGCCGCCCATCGTGGACCATCGAGGAGGTCGGCGAGCACCTCGACGCGATCCGCTACGTTGACGCACCACTCGTCTTCCCGGCCGTCCCCGACGGCCACGCCCGACACATCGGCTACAGCTTCGAATTGGCGCGCCGCTCAACCGAGCAAGGAGCATTCCATGGCTAGCCGGACGGGCCCGCTGGCCGGCGTGCGCGTGATCGATCTGACCGCCATGGTGATGGGACCTTACTGCACGCAGATCATGGCCGACATGGGCGCCGACGTGATCAAAGTCGAACCGCCACAGGGGGATAACACCCGGTACATCTCGGTGGGCCCGGCGCCGGGAATGAGCGGGGTGTTCGTCAACGTCAACCGTGGCAAGCGCAGCGTCGTGCTCGACCTGCAAGCCGAAGCCGGAACCCATGCGTTGCGCGCGCTCGTGGAGACCGCCGACGTCTTCATCCACTCGATGCGCGCCAAGGCGATTGCCAAGCTCGGCTTCAGCTACGACGACGTGGCCGCGATCAATCCCGCGATCGTCTACACCAATTGCTACGGGTACGGGCGACGCGGACCCGACCGCGACCGCCCGGCCTACGACGACACGATCCAGGCCGAATGCGGCCTGCCCGCGGTGCAACAGCAGTTGACCGGCGAGGCCGATTACGTCGGCACCATCAT
This genomic interval from Mycobacterium sp. SMC-2 contains the following:
- a CDS encoding flavin-containing monooxygenase yields the protein MKKYQDNCGPTQTPVDIDIDALREKYRQEREKRLRKEGSKQYIELEDDFAGYYEVDPYTPTTPREPISEDIDVAVLGGGFGGLLSAAYLKKAGVDDVRIIELGGDFGGVWYWNRYPGIQCDNESYCYIPLLEELDFMPSKKFADGAEIFQHCRNIGKHFGLYDSAIFSTQVRHLRWDEEIKRWRISTNRDDDIRARFVVLASGPFHRPKLPGIPDIKAFKGHSFHSSRWDYGYTGGDSTGGLDKLADKRVAVVGTGATGIQIVPFLARYAKHLYVFQRTPSTVDQRNNAPTDPEWVKTLQPGWQRERQRNFHAWTFEGMALGQPDLVCDFWTELGRNTAARVLALDDPASLTPEQFMAIREEEDYKIMERLRRRIDDIVADGATAEALKPYYRFLCKRPCSNDDYLATFNRPNVTLVDVSSSKGVERATEKGLLANGVEYELDCIIYASGFEITTEISRRYSIETIEGRDGLSLFDYWRDGYKTLHGMTSRGFPNQFYTGFTQVGISANIAANYELQGEHIAYIIAEALARGATTVEPCQEAQDEWCTTIRETAVDNSAFDAQCTPGYYNNEGGGGGEGIRSHLGEPYGPGFYAFEELLRVWRDKGELDGLVLGA
- a CDS encoding SDR family NAD(P)-dependent oxidoreductase is translated as MSEILAPQLRFDDRVAVVTGAGRGLGRAYAHLLASRGAKVVVNDVGGSLDGEGVDAGPAEQVVGEITAAGGEAVACDASVATREGGQAIIATALERYGRIDILVHNAGNVRRGSLKDMSYEDFDAVLDVHLRGAFHVLRPAFPIMCDAGYGRIVLTSSIGGLYGNHGVANYAAAKAGVIGLSNVAALEGASDGVRCNVIVPAAVTRMAAGIDTSAYPPMGPELVAPMVGWLAHESCWVTGELFIALAGRLARAVIAESPGVCRPSWTIEEVGEHLDAIRYVDAPLVFPAVPDGHARHIGYSFELARRSTEQGAFHG